One window of the Montipora foliosa isolate CH-2021 chromosome 4, ASM3666993v2, whole genome shotgun sequence genome contains the following:
- the LOC138000512 gene encoding carbohydrate sulfotransferase 1-like, which produces MFKRRFRRFRRCLVPAFFLASMLISLITADIFFSHNINMPQVEMQAGTEGDTRVHFLQYLGSKSLRGQTEGNKSGKRQNLIIVAHGRSGSSFTGNIFNHHPKVFYLFEPYQTAERIHRKLNPFDKDYEEKSLEWMNGVLQCNFVSDRHVQDLDHYYRAVNGKNTRETQISVALSSPPFCSYNTSDSLWTSETCQSNFDKRMLEQACRTKYSMTVVKALFGRMPQTNSKHLIKMCDSSSEFDCKILFLVRDPRGIIPSSQAVNFFRDKDRIGLAKTREFAYLNCKETEENLDILRTLTPRWRKRIKLLRYEDLALNPSKNLPQILEFADLPMDEGLSKWFYLATHKGKTNEVQKAHPWREDSAEGANRWRWRVMPYDITVIGHYCQHVMKLLGYKRLNLSYEIQRNTSFSLLEENFEAARWLTE; this is translated from the coding sequence ATGTTTAAACGAAGATTTCGACGATTTCGCCGTTGCTTAGTACCGGCTTTCTTCTTAGCATCGATGTTGATCTCTCTTATTACCgctgatatttttttctctcataACATTAACATGCCACAGGTTGAAATGCAAGCGGGCACTGAAGGCGATACGCGAGTCCACTTTCTTCAATATCTTGGAAGCAAGAGCCTTCGAGGACAAACTGAGGGAAACAAAAGTGGAAAACGacaaaatttgatcatagtcgCTCACGGTCGCTCTGGTTCGTCCTTCACGGGCAATATATTCAATCACCACCCTAAGGTGTTTTATTTATTCGAACCGTATCAAACAGCGGAACGTATCCATAGAAAATTAAACCCGTTCGACAAGGACTATGAAGAGAAAAGCTTGGAATGGATGAACGGCGTGCTACAGTGTAATTTCGTGTCAGATAGGCATGTTCAAGATTTAGATCATTACTACCGAGCAGTGAACGGAAAAAATACTCGTGAAACCCAAATTAGTGTTGCTTTATCATCGCCACCATTTTGTTCCTACAACACTTCTGATTCGTTATGGACAAGTGAAACCTGCCAAAGCAATTTCGATAAAAGAATGTTGGAGCAGGCTTGTAGAACGAAATATAGCATGACGGTGGTCAAAGCTCTATTCGGTCGAATGCCTCAAACGAATAGTAAACACTTGATTAAAATGTGTGACTCATCGAGTGAATTTGATTGCAAGATACTATTCCTGGTCCGCGATCCTCGAGGGATCATTCCGTCTTCTCAAGCGGTGAACTTTTTTCGCGATAAGGACAGAATTGGTCTAGCAAAGACAAGAGAGTTCGCGTACTTAAACTGCAAAGAAACTGAGGAAAATCTCGACATCCTAAGGACGTTAACCCCGAGGTGGAGAAAGCGAATCAAATTATTGCGTTATGAAGACTTGGCGCTGAACCCTTCGAAAAATCTTCCACAAATATTAGAATTTGCAGACCTCCCTATGGATGAGGGCTTGagcaaatggttttatttagCGACTCACAAAGGTAAGACAAATGAAGTACAGAAAGCTCATCCGTGGCGCGAAGATTCCGCCGAAGGAGCTAATAGATGGAGATGGAGAGTCATGCCGTATGACATCACAGTCATTGGACATTACTGCCAACATGTCATGAAATTGTTGGGGTATAAACGACTGAATCTTTCGTATGAAATACAGAGAAATACTAGTTTTAGTCTTCTTGAAGAAAATTTTGAAGCTGCTCGATGGCTAACGGAGTGA